In Synergistota bacterium, one genomic interval encodes:
- a CDS encoding fibronectin type III domain-containing protein produces MRKGRIFCVVFLFFMLLFPQGAFSLPLPPSNLEAQIISPTHVRLTWWDNSVDEDGFIVERKKIGDNWIRIAILPPDLNVYNDVGLTPGESYFYRVKAYKGNYYTNYCELSFPVTTIGYPEPPSDLKGEALSSSEVELRWKDISDNEDGFIVERKHGSNWVEVCILPPNSESYVDTGLSENTKYTYRVLAFNSAGRTSSPEIEVRTESAKGEFYLSAGCSLREGSFDLSFIFLSFVSLLGFFMRRGV; encoded by the coding sequence ATGAGAAAAGGTAGAATCTTTTGCGTGGTCTTTTTATTTTTTATGCTTTTGTTTCCTCAAGGGGCTTTTTCTCTTCCCCTTCCTCCCTCTAATTTGGAGGCCCAAATAATTTCTCCAACTCACGTGAGATTAACATGGTGGGATAACTCGGTAGATGAAGATGGTTTTATAGTTGAGAGAAAAAAAATTGGTGATAATTGGATTAGAATTGCGATACTTCCTCCAGATTTAAATGTATATAATGATGTGGGGCTAACACCAGGAGAAAGTTATTTTTATAGGGTTAAGGCTTATAAGGGAAACTACTATACGAATTATTGTGAACTTTCCTTTCCTGTGACCACTATAGGATATCCAGAGCCTCCCTCTGATTTAAAAGGTGAAGCTCTTTCCTCATCAGAAGTAGAGCTTAGGTGGAAAGATATTTCAGATAACGAGGATGGCTTCATAGTTGAGAGAAAGCATGGTAGTAACTGGGTTGAGGTTTGTATTCTTCCTCCAAACTCTGAAAGTTATGTAGATACAGGTCTTTCTGAAAATACCAAGTATACTTATAGAGTTTTAGCGTTTAATAGTGCTGGAAGAACATCTTCTCCTGAAATCGAAGTTAGAACAGAATCTGCAAAGGGGGAGTTTTATCTTAGTGCTGGTTGTTCTTTGAGAGAAGGAAGTTTTGATTTGTCTTTTATATTTTTATCTTTTGTTTCCCTTTTAGGCTTCTTTATGAGGAGGGGAGTATGA
- a CDS encoding tetratricopeptide repeat protein, with amino-acid sequence MRKSNFLFCSLLFLLVVLESFALAEVGESEDIEKLVTERYFEGAYNYYQEGFYDMAIRFYNMVLERDPKHAKALYWLARLYQELGLYHDALSTWKKLAEVQPDNKVAQYFVKVCEEIIRQGKEPFEIYEKAYIFYSRGEKEKALALYEKSCALNPDFQKAFLWAGRVAFELGNYDKAEWYLERALALDSKDKVAKYLLDQLRRARNEKR; translated from the coding sequence ATGAGAAAATCCAATTTTTTATTTTGTTCACTTCTTTTCTTGCTTGTGGTTTTGGAGTCTTTCGCTTTAGCTGAGGTGGGAGAAAGTGAGGATATAGAGAAGCTCGTTACCGAAAGATATTTTGAAGGTGCTTATAACTACTATCAAGAAGGGTTTTATGATATGGCCATAAGATTCTACAACATGGTTTTAGAAAGAGATCCCAAACATGCTAAAGCCCTTTACTGGTTAGCGAGGTTGTATCAAGAGCTTGGTTTGTATCATGATGCATTAAGTACTTGGAAAAAGTTAGCTGAGGTTCAACCAGATAACAAAGTAGCTCAGTACTTTGTTAAGGTATGTGAGGAAATAATAAGGCAAGGAAAAGAGCCATTTGAAATTTATGAGAAGGCTTATATTTTTTATTCTCGAGGGGAAAAGGAGAAGGCGTTAGCTCTTTATGAAAAATCCTGTGCTTTGAATCCCGATTTTCAGAAAGCTTTTCTTTGGGCTGGGAGAGTGGCTTTTGAGTTAGGAAATTATGATAAAGCTGAATGGTATCTTGAGAGGGCTTTAGCTTTAGATAGTAAAGATAAAGTAGCTAAGTATCTTTTAGACCAGTTAAGGAGGGCTAGAAATGAGAAAAGGTAG
- a CDS encoding TraR/DksA C4-type zinc finger protein has protein sequence MRDLSRFKKHLEEIRETLKTRLKVIEGEGPRYAGSEEVDVANYMNEMDSLFREKEEAEKTLKRVEKALKRFEKGTYGLCVDCGKEISEERLEVVPFAERCIECEKKLNKVGRKLG, from the coding sequence ATGAGAGATCTGTCACGCTTTAAAAAACACCTTGAAGAAATACGAGAAACACTTAAAACGAGACTAAAGGTAATAGAGGGAGAAGGTCCTCGATATGCAGGCTCAGAAGAGGTAGATGTAGCAAATTATATGAATGAAATGGATTCTTTATTCAGGGAAAAGGAAGAAGCTGAAAAAACTTTGAAAAGGGTTGAAAAGGCCTTGAAGAGATTTGAAAAAGGGACTTACGGATTATGCGTAGATTGTGGAAAGGAGATAAGCGAGGAAAGGTTAGAGGTCGTTCCCTTTGCCGAAAGATGCATAGAGTGCGAGAAAAAACTTAATAAAGTAGGGAGGAAATTAGGATAG
- the gltX gene encoding glutamate--tRNA ligase, with the protein MRIVVRVRFAPSPTGALHVGGARTALFNWLFARNKKGVFILRIEDSDFQRSTKEAEETILQGLLWLGLEWDEGPYRQSERLDIYRKYAEKLVSDGKGYEENGALIFKVPPGETSFNDIVWGEIKIKNETLKDIVMIKSDGTPTYNFAVVVDDHDMGITHVIRGEDHIANTPKQILIYQAFGWEIPKFAHLPMILGPDKSKLSKRHGATSVAEYKNLGFLPDAFFNYLALLGWSPGFDQEIFSREELINLFSLERVIKRGAVFDIKKLEWMNAQYIKSTPGEKLLELVLPFWENKGWIKEENIDKGYLIKVIDLVKERCKTLIDVVNFSDYFLQKEPTYDKIFVSQEIKGKEKLLLEVAERLEKIQSFDASSIETCLKSFAEEKGIKLKELAQAIRVAISGKKVTPPLFEVMETLNKDIVVERLKRWGIV; encoded by the coding sequence ATTAGGATAGTGGTAAGAGTCAGATTTGCCCCAAGCCCAACAGGTGCCCTCCATGTAGGAGGTGCAAGAACTGCCCTCTTTAACTGGCTTTTTGCCAGAAATAAGAAGGGCGTTTTTATTTTGAGAATAGAGGATAGTGATTTTCAAAGATCAACTAAAGAAGCAGAGGAAACCATACTTCAAGGATTGCTTTGGCTTGGCTTAGAATGGGATGAGGGACCATACAGACAAAGCGAAAGATTAGATATATATAGAAAATACGCTGAAAAGCTTGTTAGCGATGGCAAAGGTTATGAGGAAAACGGAGCTCTTATATTTAAGGTCCCTCCCGGTGAAACAAGCTTTAATGATATAGTTTGGGGAGAGATAAAAATTAAAAATGAGACCCTTAAAGACATCGTTATGATTAAGTCAGATGGTACTCCAACCTATAATTTTGCTGTTGTGGTGGACGACCATGATATGGGCATAACTCACGTGATACGCGGTGAAGACCATATAGCTAACACGCCTAAACAAATCTTAATCTACCAAGCTTTTGGCTGGGAGATTCCAAAATTTGCTCATTTACCAATGATATTGGGACCAGACAAATCCAAACTAAGTAAAAGACATGGTGCTACCTCTGTAGCTGAGTATAAAAATCTAGGGTTTCTTCCTGATGCCTTCTTCAACTATTTAGCCTTACTGGGGTGGAGCCCGGGTTTCGATCAAGAGATATTTTCCCGTGAAGAGTTAATTAACCTTTTCTCCCTTGAGCGAGTTATAAAAAGAGGTGCGGTGTTTGATATAAAGAAGCTCGAATGGATGAATGCCCAATATATAAAAAGTACCCCTGGAGAAAAGCTACTTGAGCTTGTTTTACCATTTTGGGAAAACAAGGGATGGATCAAAGAGGAAAATATTGATAAGGGATATCTTATAAAAGTCATAGATTTGGTAAAAGAGCGTTGTAAAACCCTTATAGACGTGGTTAATTTTAGCGATTACTTCTTGCAAAAAGAACCAACCTATGATAAAATCTTTGTCAGTCAGGAGATAAAAGGCAAAGAAAAGTTACTTTTAGAGGTTGCCGAGAGATTAGAAAAAATTCAATCTTTCGATGCTTCAAGTATAGAAACTTGTCTTAAAAGCTTTGCAGAAGAAAAGGGTATAAAATTAAAGGAACTTGCCCAAGCCATAAGGGTAGCTATAAGTGGGAAAAAAGTTACTCCTCCTCTCTTTGAAGTAATGGAGACTCTTAATAAAGATATAGTAGTTGAAAGACTAAAACGCTGGGGAATCGTCTAA